The following are from one region of the Salvia splendens isolate huo1 chromosome 2, SspV2, whole genome shotgun sequence genome:
- the LOC121771077 gene encoding pectinesterase-like, which translates to MAADETQQGLMGNLCDASGMGENCKKGDITEAKKGIEKGFDAAVEELKIAIKNTTLYKELEKDYMTKEALGVCERVLNDAIEEIQTSLERISQYEVGQVDHVLDEVKIWLSAAITYKDTCSDAFAKTEGESGAKVREMLKISGEMMSKGLAMVIDFQKTYESVKKDLGDLVKNIKAPRQLLGGENIPSFVKGHARKLVENPKIALTPNVVVAQDGSGQFKTITEAVQSVPLHNKIPYVILVKEGLYKEYVEIPKKVDEVILIGEGPLKTRITGDKCFSNGVQTYDSATLIVNGRGFIAKDIAIENTAGPSGHQAVAVRASGDLGIFFNVHMDGYQDTLYSHVQRQLFRECRISGTVDFIFGNAISVFQKCDLVVRKPNPNQACMVTAQGRNEKNLTGIIIIQGSKFIAEQDYLDAQPPFKSYLGRPWKVLSRTVIMHSTIEAFISPDGWSPWDGTLGLDTLFYVEYNNTGPGSDLSKRVTWPGIKQFANDEEAKPWTPLVHFVEDGWILDSGVPFAPEFFKLN; encoded by the exons ATGGCCGCGGACGAGACGCAACAAGGATTAATGGGCAATCTGTGCGATGCGTCGGGCATGGGCGAGAACTGCAAGAAGGGAGACATTACAGAGGCTAAGAAGGGTATAGAAAAGGGGTTTGACGCGGCGGTGGAGGAGCTGAAGATCGCCATCAAAAACACAACATTGTACAAGGAGTTGGAGAAGGACTACATGACCAAGGAGGCACTGGGCGTGTGCGAGCGCGTGCTTAATGACGCCATCGAGGAAATCCAGACGTCGTTGGAGAGAATCAGCCAGTATGAGGTCGGCCAAGTGGATCATGTCCTGGATGAGGTCAAGATATGGTTGAGTGCTGCCATTACATACAAAGACACCTGCTCTGATGCATTTGCAAAGACAGAAG GCGAGTCTGGGGCAAAGGTGAGGGAAATGCTGAAAATCAGCGGCGAGATGATGAGTAAGGGTTTGGCGATGGTGATCGATTTCCAAAAGACATACGAATCCGTGAAGAAAGATTTGGGAGATTTGGTGAAAAACATCAAGGCCCCGAGGCAGCTCCTCGGCGGTGAAAACATTCCTAGTTTCGTCAAAGGCCATGCGAGGAAGCTGGTTGAAAACCCTAAGATTGCGTTGACGCCGAACGTGGTGGTGGCGCAAGACGGCAGCGGCCAGTTCAAGACCATCACCGAGGCTGTTCAATCCGTACCTCTACACAATAAAATCCCATATGTCATTTTAGTAAAGGAAGGTTTATACAAGGAGTATGTTGAGATTCCCAAAAAGGTGGATGAAGTCATTTTGATTGGAGAGGGGCCGTTGAAAACCCGAATCACCGGTGACAAGTGTTTCAGCAATGGTGTTCAGACCTATGACTCCGCAACTCTAA TCGTGAACGGACGAGGCTTCATCGCCAAGGACATCGCGATCGAGAACACAGCGGGCCCTAGCGGCCACCAGGCAGTGGCGGTGCGAGCCTCGGGTGACTTGGGCATCTTCTTCAACGTGCACATGGACGGGTACCAGGACACCCTCTATTCCCACGTCCAGCGCCAGTTGTTCCGGGAGTGCCGGATCAGCGGCACTGTTGACTTCATCTTCGGAAACGCCATCTCCGTGTTCCAGAAGTGTGACCTCGTGGTGCGGAAGCCTAACCCCAACCAGGCCTGCATGGTCACCGCCCAGGGCCGCAACGAGAAGAACCTTACCGGGATTATTATCATCCAAGGCAGCAAATTCATTGCAGAGCAGGACTACCTCGATGCTCAGCCTCCCTTCAAGTCTTACCTCGGGCGCCCGTGGAAGGTCCTATCCCGAACGGTCATCATGCACAGCACCATTGAGGCCTTCATATCGCCTGATGGCTGGTCTCCCTGGGACGGGACCCTCGGCTTGGATACCCTCTTCTACGTCGAGTATAATAACACTGGGCCCGGCTCCGATCTCTCCAAACGGGTCACCTGGCCCGGTATAAAGCAGTTTGCCAATGACGAGGAAGCCAAGCCATGGACTCCCCTCGTACATTTTGTTGAAGATGGATGGATCCTTGACAGTGGAGTTCCTTTCGCTCCCGAGTTCTTCAAACTTAATTAG